The following proteins come from a genomic window of Malus sylvestris chromosome 4, drMalSylv7.2, whole genome shotgun sequence:
- the LOC126619904 gene encoding serine/threonine-protein kinase AtPK2/AtPK19-like, with protein sequence MVSSQLPGLTKAHMCKPIQTQLLFSMGTVDAAVSDHLELDFDDVFGPLPVQASVEVNVANSASIEDATDLIYDDPVVIHNRSHSLVGPSSFVNQSLKLSKLTINDTEDSVELVECVNGDTIKEFQEPFIGVDEKPLEVIDENPMKIESVGIEDFEVLKVVGQGAFAKVYQVRKKGTSEIYAMKVMRKDKIMEKNHAEYMKAERDILTKIDHPFIIQLRYSFQTKYRLYLVLDFVNGGHLFFQLYHHGLFREELGRIYAAEIVSAVAHLHANGIMHRDLKPENILLDADGHAMLTDFGLAKQLEENTRSNSMCGTVEYMPPEIVLGKGHDKAADWWSVGVLLFEMLTGKPPFTGNREKIQQKIVKEKIKLPSFLSSEAHSLLKALLQKDPTKRLGREPLGSEDIKRHKWFKPINWKKLEARQIQPSFRPDVAGRHCIANFDKCWTDMSVVDSPAASPNAAGNPFTGFSYVRPVSSFLQK encoded by the exons ATGGTTTCCTCTCAGCTACCTGGTTTAACCAAGGCCCACATGTGCAAACCAATTCAGACCCAGTTGCTTTTTTCCATGGGAACAGTGGATGCTGCAGTTTCAGATCACCTCGagcttgattttgatgatgtatTTGGCCCTCTACCAGTTCAGGCTTCAGTAGAAGTGAACGTGGCTAATTCTGCCTCGATTGAAGATGCAACTGATCTTATTTATGACGATCCAGTGGTTATTCACAACCGATCACATTCTTTGGTTGGCCCCTCATCGTTTGTAAACCAATCATTGAAGCTCAGCAAACTGACCATAAATGACACAGAAGATTCAGTGGAACTGGTAGAGTGTGTCAATGGAGACACCATCAAAGAATTTCAGGAACCTTTTATTGGCGTCGATGAAAAGCCTCTTGAAGTTATTGATGAAAACCCCATGAAGATCGAGAGTGTAGGCATTGAAGATTTTGAGGTTTTGAAAGTTGTTGGGCAGGGTGCATTTGCAAAAGTATATCAGGTGAGGAAGAAGGGGACATCAGAAATATATGCAATGAAGGTCATGCGAAAGGACAAGATCATGGAGAAGAATCATGCCGAATACATGAAAGCTGAGAGGgatattttaacaaaaattgatCATCCATTCATTATCCAACTTAGATACTCATTTCAG ACCAAATATAGACTATATCTTGTGCTGGATTTCGTTAATGGTGGTCACCTCTTCTTTCAGCTCTATCACCATGGCCTTTTTAG AGAGGAGCTGGGACGAATATATGCTGCTGAGATTGTTTCTGCGGTTGCTCACCTCCATGCAAATGGAATAATGCATAGGGATCTTAAACCTGAAAATATCCTTTTGGATGCAGATGGCCAC GCCATGTTGACTGATTTTGGTCTTGCGAAGCAACTTGAAGAGAACACAAGATCTAATTCTATGTGTGGAACCGTAGAATACATGCCACCCGAAATAGTTCTTGGAAAGGGACATGATAAGGCTGCAGACTGGTGGAGTGTGGGAGTCCTATTGTTTGAGATGCTTACTGGAAAG CCTCCTTTTACTGGGAACAGGGAGAAAATTCAGCAGAAGATAGTTAAGGAAAAGATCAAGTTGCCTTCCTTTTTGTCAAGTGAAGCACATTCACTGTTGAAAGCG CTGCTGCAGAAGGATCCAACCAAGCGCCTCGGTCGTGAACCTTTGGGGAGTGAGGACATCAAGCGCCACAAATGGTTCAAGCCAATAAACTGGAAAAAACTGGAGGCTCGGCAAATCCAACCAAGCTTTCGCCCAGATGTTGCCGGGAGGCACTGCATCGCCAATTTTGATAAGTGCTGGACCGACATGTCAGTTGTGGATTCCCCAGCCGCTAGCCCGAATGCTGCTGGAAACCCCTTCACAGGCTTCAGTTATGTTAGGCCGGTCTCCTCTTTTCTCCAGAAGTAG
- the LOC126619903 gene encoding serine/threonine-protein kinase STN8, chloroplastic-like isoform X2, with protein MAYLHSPSLSTRKHNPKPACFPPSKPSSLHNLCCFTTQLRISPHRCNAFFGEIPENLMETTLHLDQFPPLQYGFMQFERITEELSETQKWGFLVFAGITWIYLTARPGILIGAIDAYLLAPLQLGLDSLTGRRRLKRTGFVIGEKLGEGSFGVVYSGAVVPKNVNVEETVQRRGRGRAPQLDERFKEKVILKKVKIGVQGAEDFGEFEEWFNYRLSRAAPETCAAFLGSFVADKTKSQFTKGGKWLVWKFEGNQNLDDYMKDRKFPFNLESVMFGRVLQDVDSVRRSALIIKQIMRQIITSLKKIHDTGIVHRDVKPANLVVTKKGQIKLIDFGAATDLRIGKNYIPDCTLLDPDFCPPELYVLPEDTPNLPPEPIAALLSPILWQEVFGSEKSLNSRFKA; from the exons ATGGCCTATCTGCACTCTCCAAGTCTGTCCACACGTAAACACAACCCTAAGCCTGCATGCTTCCCTCCTTCAAAACCCTCTTCACTTCACAATCTCTGCTGCTTCACAACCCAACTCAGAATCTCCCCTCACAGATGCAATGCATTCTTCGGCGAAATCCCTGAAAATCTTATGGAAACTACCCTCCATTTGGACCAATTTCCTCCTCTGCAATATGGTTTCATGCAGTTTGAGAGAATTACAGAGGAGCTGTCAGAAACACAGAAATGgggtttccttgtttttgctGGGATTACTTGGATATACTTGACCGCAAGGCCGGGGATTCTCATTGGCGCCATTGATGCATACCTTCTTGCTCCTCTGCAGTTGGGGTTGGATAGTTTGACTGGGAGGAGGAGGTTGAAAAGGACGGGTTTTGTGATCGGGGAAAAATTGGGAGAAGGGTCTTTCGGTGTGGTTTATTCCGGGGCAGTTGTTCCGAAGAATGTGAATGTCGAGGAGACTGTGCAGAGGAGAGGAAGGGGGAGGGCTCCACAGTTGGATGAGAGGTTTAAGGAGAAGGTCATCCTCAAGAAG GTGAAGATTGGTGTTCAAGGGGCTGAAGATTTTGGCGAATTCGAGGAGTGGTTCAATTACAGGTTGTCTAGAGCAGCACCTGAAACATGTGCTGCGTTCTTGGGAAGTTTCGTTGCTGATAAAACAAAGTCACAGTTTACAAAGGGTGGAAAGTGGCTCGTTTGGAAATTCGAG GGAAACCAAAACCTTGATGATTACATGAAAGATAGGAAATTCCCTTTTAACTTAGAGTCTGTCATGTTTGGACGTGTCCTGCAAGATGTAGACTCCGTCAGACGCAGTGCATTGATCATCAAGCAAATAATGCGTCAAATTATTACTTCGCTTAAGAAAATCCATGACACAGGCATTGTTCATCGGGATGTAAAACCAGCAAACTTAGTAGTGACGAAGAAGGGACAGATCAAGCTCATAGATTTCGGGGCAGCCACTGACCTCCGGATTGGAAAGAATTATATACCAGACTGCACCCTGCTAGACCCTGACTTTTGTCCTCCTGAACTATATGTGCTCCCAGAGGACACACCAAATCTTCCTCCCGAGCCTATTGCTGCATTACTTTCTCCGATTCTTTGGCAG GAGGTATTTGGATCAGAAAAAAGCTTGAATTCTCGTTTTAAAGCGTAG
- the LOC126619903 gene encoding serine/threonine-protein kinase STN8, chloroplastic-like isoform X1, whose protein sequence is MAYLHSPSLSTRKHNPKPACFPPSKPSSLHNLCCFTTQLRISPHRCNAFFGEIPENLMETTLHLDQFPPLQYGFMQFERITEELSETQKWGFLVFAGITWIYLTARPGILIGAIDAYLLAPLQLGLDSLTGRRRLKRTGFVIGEKLGEGSFGVVYSGAVVPKNVNVEETVQRRGRGRAPQLDERFKEKVILKKVKIGVQGAEDFGEFEEWFNYRLSRAAPETCAAFLGSFVADKTKSQFTKGGKWLVWKFEGNQNLDDYMKDRKFPFNLESVMFGRVLQDVDSVRRSALIIKQIMRQIITSLKKIHDTGIVHRDVKPANLVVTKKGQIKLIDFGAATDLRIGKNYIPDCTLLDPDFCPPELYVLPEDTPNLPPEPIAALLSPILWQLNSPDLFDMYSAGIILLQMAIPSLRSSAGLKNFNSEIKMVKYDLNKWKDCTRLRPDLSLLDLDSGKGWDLATKLVSERGSLRRGRLSAAAALRHPYFLLAGDQAAAVLSKLSFTK, encoded by the exons ATGGCCTATCTGCACTCTCCAAGTCTGTCCACACGTAAACACAACCCTAAGCCTGCATGCTTCCCTCCTTCAAAACCCTCTTCACTTCACAATCTCTGCTGCTTCACAACCCAACTCAGAATCTCCCCTCACAGATGCAATGCATTCTTCGGCGAAATCCCTGAAAATCTTATGGAAACTACCCTCCATTTGGACCAATTTCCTCCTCTGCAATATGGTTTCATGCAGTTTGAGAGAATTACAGAGGAGCTGTCAGAAACACAGAAATGgggtttccttgtttttgctGGGATTACTTGGATATACTTGACCGCAAGGCCGGGGATTCTCATTGGCGCCATTGATGCATACCTTCTTGCTCCTCTGCAGTTGGGGTTGGATAGTTTGACTGGGAGGAGGAGGTTGAAAAGGACGGGTTTTGTGATCGGGGAAAAATTGGGAGAAGGGTCTTTCGGTGTGGTTTATTCCGGGGCAGTTGTTCCGAAGAATGTGAATGTCGAGGAGACTGTGCAGAGGAGAGGAAGGGGGAGGGCTCCACAGTTGGATGAGAGGTTTAAGGAGAAGGTCATCCTCAAGAAG GTGAAGATTGGTGTTCAAGGGGCTGAAGATTTTGGCGAATTCGAGGAGTGGTTCAATTACAGGTTGTCTAGAGCAGCACCTGAAACATGTGCTGCGTTCTTGGGAAGTTTCGTTGCTGATAAAACAAAGTCACAGTTTACAAAGGGTGGAAAGTGGCTCGTTTGGAAATTCGAG GGAAACCAAAACCTTGATGATTACATGAAAGATAGGAAATTCCCTTTTAACTTAGAGTCTGTCATGTTTGGACGTGTCCTGCAAGATGTAGACTCCGTCAGACGCAGTGCATTGATCATCAAGCAAATAATGCGTCAAATTATTACTTCGCTTAAGAAAATCCATGACACAGGCATTGTTCATCGGGATGTAAAACCAGCAAACTTAGTAGTGACGAAGAAGGGACAGATCAAGCTCATAGATTTCGGGGCAGCCACTGACCTCCGGATTGGAAAGAATTATATACCAGACTGCACCCTGCTAGACCCTGACTTTTGTCCTCCTGAACTATATGTGCTCCCAGAGGACACACCAAATCTTCCTCCCGAGCCTATTGCTGCATTACTTTCTCCGATTCTTTGGCAG CTCAACAGTCCTGATCTGTTTGATATGTATTCTGCTGGAATTATACTATTGCAAATGGCAATACCATCCTTAAGGTCTTCAGCAGGCTTAAAGAATTTCAATTCAGAGATAAAAATGGTTAAATATGACTTGAATAAATGGAAGGACTGCACTCGGTTGAGACCTGACTTGTCACTTCTTGATCTCGATTCGGGTAAAGGCTGGGATCTGGCCACAAAGCTTGTTTCCGAGAGAGGTTCTCTTAGAAGGGGGCGTTTATCAGCGGCCGCTGCTCTGAGGCATCCTTATTTCTTGTTAGCTGGTGACCAGGCAGCTGCAGTTCTTTCAAAACTAAGTTTTACCAAATAG
- the LOC126619905 gene encoding mannan endo-1,4-beta-mannosidase 6-like isoform X2: protein MDGRKRKMMTQNIVLVTIFMIFISHCSSTFFDASGFEQLETVVENVEDHLAYPSTNDWVEELNDGMEDNEWQLVQKKGNQFVLNDQPFYVNGFNTYWLMVFSADQSTRGKVTDLFKQAASVGLTVCRTWAFNDGQWRALQKSPSVYDEEVFKALDFVISEARKYKIRLILSLTNNWDAYGGKAQYVKWGKAAGLNLTSDDDFFTHPTLKSYYKANVKTVLNRVNTLTNITYKDDPTVFAWELMNEPRCTSDPSGNKLQDWIQEMAVYVKSVDPKHLVEIGLEGFYGPSAPARVQFNPNTYAQQVGTDFIRNHQVLGVDFASAHIYADSWISQSISDVHLQFTKSWMEAHIEDAEKYLGMPVVFSEFGISSNDPGYNSSFRDTLLSTVYKTILNSTRKGGSGGGSLLWQLFPDGTDYMDDGYAIVLSKSPSTANIITLHSTRLALFNSRCSWKCRWGCKKKHPIEGFLLRYDEL from the exons ATGGATGGCCgcaaaagaaaaatgatgacACAGAACATTGTTTTGGTGACCATTTTTATGATTTTCATCAGCCATTGTAGCTCTACTTTCTTTGATGCCAGTGGATTTGAGCAATTGGAAACAGTGGTGGAGAACGTCGAAGATCATTTAGCATATCCAAGCACAAATGATTG GGTTGAAGAGCTGAATGATGGAATGGAAGATAATGAGTGGCAGTTGGTGCAGAAGAAAGGGAACCAATTTGTGTTGAATGATCAACCTTTCTATGTGAATGGATTCAACACTTACTGGTTGATGGTGTTTTCTGCTGATCAATCCACAAGGGGAAAAGTCACTGATTTGTTCAAACAGGCAGCTTCGGTTGGACTAACTGTTTGCAGGACTTGGGCTTTCAACGATGGCCAGTGGCGAGCTCTTCAGAAATCGCCATCAGTTTATGATGAAGAAGTTTTCAAG GCTTTGGATTTTGTGATAAGTGAGGCAAGGAAATACAAGATCAGACTCATATTATCTTTAACCAACAACTGGGATGCATATGGTGGAAAAGCACAATACGTTAAATGGGGAAAAGCAGCTGGTCTGAATTTGACTTCTGATGATGACTTCTTCACTCATCCAACACTCAAAAGCTACTACAAGGCCAATGTTAAG ACGGTGCTTAATAGAGTTAATACACTCACAAACATAACTTACAAGGACGATCCCACAGTTTTCGCTTGGGAACTGATGAACGAGCCTCGATGCACCTCAGATCCTTCGGGCAATAAACTGCAG GATTGGATACAAGAAATGGCAGTTTATGTTAAGAGCGTTGATCCGAAACACTTGGTAGAGATTGGACTGGAAGGATTTTATGGTCCCTCAGCACCTGCCCGAGTTCAGTTCAATCCAAATACATATGCTCAACAAGTTGGAACTGATTTCATAAGGAACCACCAGGTTTTGGGTGTCGATTTTGCTTCTGCTCACATTTATGCAGACTCTTG GATATCACAATCAATCTCTGACGTGCATCTCCAATTTACCAAGTCATGGATGGAAGCCCACATTGAGGATGCAGAAAAGTATCTTGGAATGCCGGTGGTGTTTTCAGAGTTTGGCATATCTTCGAACGACCCCGGCTACAATTCATCATTTAGAGACACCCTTCTCAGCACAGTGTACAAGACCATCCTGAATTCTACAAGGAAAGGAGGGAGTGGAGGTGGGAGTCTTTTGTGGCAGCTCTTCCCAGATGGAACCGACTACATGGACGATGGTTATGCGATTGTTCTGTCAAAATCTCCTTCAACAGCAAACATCATAACCCTTCACTCCACAAGACTTGCCCTATTCAACTCTCGATGTTCTTGGAAATGCCGGTGGGGTTGTAAGAAGAAGCATCCAATAGAGGGATTCTTGCTACGTTATGATGAACTGTAA
- the LOC126619905 gene encoding mannan endo-1,4-beta-mannosidase 6-like isoform X1, translating to MDGRKRKMMTQNIVLVTIFMIFISHCSSTFFDASGFEQLETVVENVEDHLAYPSTNDWYPVEELNDGMEDNEWQLVQKKGNQFVLNDQPFYVNGFNTYWLMVFSADQSTRGKVTDLFKQAASVGLTVCRTWAFNDGQWRALQKSPSVYDEEVFKALDFVISEARKYKIRLILSLTNNWDAYGGKAQYVKWGKAAGLNLTSDDDFFTHPTLKSYYKANVKTVLNRVNTLTNITYKDDPTVFAWELMNEPRCTSDPSGNKLQDWIQEMAVYVKSVDPKHLVEIGLEGFYGPSAPARVQFNPNTYAQQVGTDFIRNHQVLGVDFASAHIYADSWISQSISDVHLQFTKSWMEAHIEDAEKYLGMPVVFSEFGISSNDPGYNSSFRDTLLSTVYKTILNSTRKGGSGGGSLLWQLFPDGTDYMDDGYAIVLSKSPSTANIITLHSTRLALFNSRCSWKCRWGCKKKHPIEGFLLRYDEL from the exons ATGGATGGCCgcaaaagaaaaatgatgacACAGAACATTGTTTTGGTGACCATTTTTATGATTTTCATCAGCCATTGTAGCTCTACTTTCTTTGATGCCAGTGGATTTGAGCAATTGGAAACAGTGGTGGAGAACGTCGAAGATCATTTAGCATATCCAAGCACAAATGATTGGTACCC GGTTGAAGAGCTGAATGATGGAATGGAAGATAATGAGTGGCAGTTGGTGCAGAAGAAAGGGAACCAATTTGTGTTGAATGATCAACCTTTCTATGTGAATGGATTCAACACTTACTGGTTGATGGTGTTTTCTGCTGATCAATCCACAAGGGGAAAAGTCACTGATTTGTTCAAACAGGCAGCTTCGGTTGGACTAACTGTTTGCAGGACTTGGGCTTTCAACGATGGCCAGTGGCGAGCTCTTCAGAAATCGCCATCAGTTTATGATGAAGAAGTTTTCAAG GCTTTGGATTTTGTGATAAGTGAGGCAAGGAAATACAAGATCAGACTCATATTATCTTTAACCAACAACTGGGATGCATATGGTGGAAAAGCACAATACGTTAAATGGGGAAAAGCAGCTGGTCTGAATTTGACTTCTGATGATGACTTCTTCACTCATCCAACACTCAAAAGCTACTACAAGGCCAATGTTAAG ACGGTGCTTAATAGAGTTAATACACTCACAAACATAACTTACAAGGACGATCCCACAGTTTTCGCTTGGGAACTGATGAACGAGCCTCGATGCACCTCAGATCCTTCGGGCAATAAACTGCAG GATTGGATACAAGAAATGGCAGTTTATGTTAAGAGCGTTGATCCGAAACACTTGGTAGAGATTGGACTGGAAGGATTTTATGGTCCCTCAGCACCTGCCCGAGTTCAGTTCAATCCAAATACATATGCTCAACAAGTTGGAACTGATTTCATAAGGAACCACCAGGTTTTGGGTGTCGATTTTGCTTCTGCTCACATTTATGCAGACTCTTG GATATCACAATCAATCTCTGACGTGCATCTCCAATTTACCAAGTCATGGATGGAAGCCCACATTGAGGATGCAGAAAAGTATCTTGGAATGCCGGTGGTGTTTTCAGAGTTTGGCATATCTTCGAACGACCCCGGCTACAATTCATCATTTAGAGACACCCTTCTCAGCACAGTGTACAAGACCATCCTGAATTCTACAAGGAAAGGAGGGAGTGGAGGTGGGAGTCTTTTGTGGCAGCTCTTCCCAGATGGAACCGACTACATGGACGATGGTTATGCGATTGTTCTGTCAAAATCTCCTTCAACAGCAAACATCATAACCCTTCACTCCACAAGACTTGCCCTATTCAACTCTCGATGTTCTTGGAAATGCCGGTGGGGTTGTAAGAAGAAGCATCCAATAGAGGGATTCTTGCTACGTTATGATGAACTGTAA